ggtTTCTGCGCTCTCAGTTGCGCAGCTGTAGCTAATGAATTGAGTGCATCcttatgtgtaaaaaaaaatgcaccccCTACTGGAATATCACAGgggataaaaacacaacaaatttgCAAAAACATGACCATGTACTTCCAGTTTAGAGTAACCGGAAATACTCTTTGAAAGGTAAACATGATTGCACAAGTTTTTCATTCGTCCtaaatttctgtctgtgttaaCGTTTGGGTTATTTTACGTTGGGGTCACCAGTTTCACCTCTGGTTTCTTACAAGCAAGAACAAGTCTTGACTTCAAGATTCTCTATTTCGATGCAAATATTAAAATTGTGTAGCGTTATCCTGCAGTTTTACGCGTAGATCTTTACGCAACGGTTTGCGCACAGTATGGAACATTTGACACTAGACCGTCTTCAGGTGGGTGGGTGGGCGGTTTCTGCGGGAGGTGGGAGGAGTCTGCGGGACTGcaaggaggggtggggggacgTGGTAAAAGAGGGGTCCTGAGTCAAGAGGCTTATTACCTGATCAGCTGCAGACTTGGAAGGAGCCTCTCTGACCAGTTCCCACTGGATAAAAGACAAACCGCGTCGGACCAGTAGCTACAATGAAACTGCTACAGGAAAACGAGGATGCAACAAAGGACAGAAAGGTAAAATAAATCTTACTATAATATTGTTTTACGCAGACTGCAGGCAGCGACCACAATTTTTACGGTTACATTCAGTTACGACAGAGGTTTAGTTATGGTGCTGGCGTACAGAAATGTGCCAGCgaacactgaaattaaaaccGCAAATAGATGAAATTAAATCGCACACTATTGTACACTTGGCTCATTTTTCCCccttctgtttcagttcataAAATCTCAGGTGGAGAAACGTCGGAGGGAGAGGATGAATCGCAGTCTGGAGAGTTTGAGGACCATGTTGCTTCAGGAGCCACAACAACTGGTAAAAAACAAACGAAGAGAAAAGATTTGAGTGCGTGTTATAACATAAATATGGTAGAAAGAAGTGAATTTAAATCATTACAGTTGGTCTGATCTGTAACATATCTACTTCCCCTGTTAAAAGggttttaaaaagtcttaaattaAGTTTCTCTGTACGAATACAGAATCAAAGAAATTGGAGCATttgaatataatataatataatataatgctGTTTTagagaaaaagttaaaatgtttgtcaCTTTGAAGCTGCAGTCATCATGTAACCTTCAGCTATGAACTGACCGTGATGTTTCCACACAGGGTGGGACTCAGCGCCGAGTGGAGAAAGCTGAGATCCTGGAGCACACAGTCCTCTTCCTACAGAACACTGCCAAAGGAGACAAGACGGGGGctgagggtggtggtggtggaggccAGAAACACTCTTTCCAAGATGGCATCTCCATCTGCCTGCAGAGAGCTGCTCAGTTCCTGGGACCCGAAGGGAAGGGCCTACAGCTTGGAGCAGCACTTGATGCGTCTTTTGCTGCTCGCTTTTCCCACTCAAACTCTGATTCTGCAGGCGTCCAAAGGAGAACCGAAGCTTCCTGCTCTCTGCC
This sequence is a window from Scatophagus argus isolate fScaArg1 chromosome 9, fScaArg1.pri, whole genome shotgun sequence. Protein-coding genes within it:
- the LOC124065391 gene encoding enhancer of split mgamma protein-like, which encodes MKLLQENEDATKDRKFIKSQVEKRRRERMNRSLESLRTMLLQEPQQLGGTQRRVEKAEILEHTVLFLQNTAKGDKTGAEGGGGGGQKHSFQDGISICLQRAAQFLGPEGKGLQLGAALDASFAARFSHSNSDSAGVQRRTEASCSLPHTKSILRMLRQKSKHRLHAQAFSANSFARSSRIPVQQNWTSTTPQQARRQNHLETRVERRASKQSPSQSCPVSQTLWRPWP